A single window of Desulforhopalus sp. DNA harbors:
- a CDS encoding zinc dependent phospholipase C family protein → MPGAYAHMTVVNILRDPIRLEATPGFPDEAISALLEYFRFTELGAVSPDYPYLAIGDSNAAQWADAMHYTHTGAMIQAGVGILEGMEGEEKRKGLAWLFGYAAHVTMDVTIHPIVELKVGPYAENKMAHRVCEMHQDAYIFQRLNLGQVGLSEHLDSGIMRCGELGESHNLDTAIVTIWDQILQKNHPEKYSSNRPDIQKWHHRFMQVVDKVEDGNKLLPLSRHVAVDCGLTYPAAKSIDRGMYIDKLQIPQNPTSTGFRSYDEIFDMAVDNVRDIWAAVAAGTFSGDTRYLSQIGDWNLDTGKNGQDDKLVFWS, encoded by the coding sequence ATGCCTGGAGCTTATGCACATATGACGGTGGTCAACATCTTGCGGGATCCGATCCGCCTGGAGGCGACCCCTGGTTTTCCCGATGAGGCCATCTCCGCTCTATTAGAGTATTTCCGATTTACGGAACTTGGTGCGGTCAGCCCCGACTATCCCTATCTTGCCATAGGGGATAGCAATGCAGCACAATGGGCCGATGCCATGCACTATACTCATACGGGAGCAATGATTCAGGCAGGGGTTGGGATTCTGGAGGGCATGGAAGGAGAGGAAAAACGAAAGGGGTTAGCGTGGCTTTTCGGCTATGCCGCCCATGTAACAATGGATGTGACCATCCACCCGATTGTTGAATTAAAGGTTGGGCCATACGCGGAGAACAAGATGGCGCACCGTGTATGTGAAATGCATCAGGATGCGTATATCTTTCAACGGCTTAATCTGGGTCAGGTTGGCCTGTCTGAACACCTTGATTCAGGGATAATGCGTTGCGGAGAATTGGGTGAAAGCCACAATCTCGATACCGCCATAGTCACCATCTGGGACCAGATACTCCAAAAGAACCACCCGGAAAAGTATTCAAGCAACAGGCCTGACATCCAAAAATGGCATCATCGCTTTATGCAGGTTGTCGACAAAGTTGAAGACGGGAATAAACTTCTTCCTCTTTCCAGGCATGTGGCGGTTGATTGTGGGCTGACCTATCCAGCCGCCAAGTCAATTGATCGGGGAATGTATATTGATAAATTACAAATCCCACAAAACCCTACGTCAACGGGGTTTCGTTCCTACGATGAAATTTTCGATATGGCGGTGGATAATGTTCGCGATATATGGGCGGCGGTTGCCGCCGGCACTTTCTCGGGAGACACCCGTTACCTTAGCCAGATAGGTGATTGGAATTTGGACACAGGCAAGAACGGCCAAGATGACAAACTTGTATTTTGGAGCTGA
- a CDS encoding type IV secretion system DNA-binding domain-containing protein, translating to MIPLGFPDNDRKGHFWCFGTTRVGKTRTMEGIIEQDIRKGYSVVVIDPKGDNELFSKIVQVAYDTGRQGDLILLTPVFPQYSAVLNPLSHYYMVEEIVAHITAGVAVGREPYFFSVAYEISLVVVQALILLAEANKRIPEFNLNDVKNNISHADLEKLKEKIEGIATPRARQLVMDLRRIIASTADYHSKVASSLRVALTELTSGNVGQILGQANENRFISRLEQDKGVIMIVQLGSLLTKRAAYTAGKVIASNIQAFVGR from the coding sequence ATGATACCACTTGGTTTCCCTGATAATGACCGCAAAGGGCATTTCTGGTGCTTCGGGACAACCAGGGTGGGGAAGACCCGCACTATGGAAGGAATCATCGAGCAGGACATTCGCAAGGGGTATTCAGTGGTAGTCATCGACCCCAAGGGCGACAACGAACTTTTCTCCAAAATAGTACAGGTGGCTTACGACACCGGCAGGCAAGGGGATTTAATACTGCTTACCCCTGTCTTTCCCCAATACAGTGCAGTTCTTAATCCCCTCTCTCATTATTATATGGTCGAGGAAATAGTGGCCCATATTACCGCCGGTGTTGCGGTAGGCAGGGAGCCTTATTTCTTTTCTGTTGCCTACGAAATCAGCCTGGTGGTGGTACAGGCCCTTATCCTGCTGGCCGAGGCAAATAAAAGAATACCGGAGTTCAACCTCAACGATGTCAAAAATAATATCAGTCATGCTGATCTTGAGAAGCTGAAAGAAAAAATCGAAGGTATTGCCACCCCACGGGCCAGGCAGCTTGTAATGGATTTACGAAGGATTATCGCTTCGACAGCTGACTACCATTCCAAGGTGGCCTCTTCGCTGCGTGTGGCGCTGACGGAATTAACCAGTGGTAATGTAGGACAGATTCTTGGTCAGGCCAACGAAAACCGTTTCATCAGCCGCCTTGAGCAAGACAAAGGCGTTATCATGATTGTCCAGCTTGGCTCGTTGCTCACCAAACGGGCGGCTTATACCGCTGGGAAGGTCATTGCCTCTAACATCCAGGCGTTTGTTGGTCGCA